Below is a genomic region from Silurus meridionalis isolate SWU-2019-XX chromosome 1, ASM1480568v1, whole genome shotgun sequence.
ctttcccataacttcatggtgtgactgatcaacttaatacccctgtagttactgcaggtctgcacatttcccttatgcttaaagattggtaccagcacactccttctccattcctcaggcatcctcttaccttccaaaatcctgttaaacaatctggttaaaaactccactgccatctcacctaaacatctccatgcttctacaggtatgtcatctggtccaaccgactttccactcttcatcctcttaatcgctgctctcacttcctccttactaatcctatctacatcctgctttaccgactccacatcatccaactttctctctctctgattttcctcattcatcagctgctcaaaatactccctccaccttctcaacacactctcctcactagtcaacacatttccctctccatcctttattgctctaacttgcagcacatccttcccagctcggtccctctgcctggccaatcggtataaattcttttctccttccttggtgtccaacctctcatacagctcctcatatgccttttccttggctttcgccacatccctctttacctgctgccgcatttccttgtactcctgcctacttttctcatcactctgactatcccacttctgttttgccaacctctttctgcttatgctctcctgcacttccttattccaccaccatgtctccttgtcttccaaaaccatcctacagaccaccatccgatgctgtctagctacactgtcccctgccaacaccttacagtcttcaatctcctttaggttgcatctcctgcatagaacatagtccacctgtgtgcaccttcctccactcttatatgtcaccctatgatcctctttcttcttaaaataagtgttcaccactgccatttccttccttttagcaaaatctaccaccatctgcccttccacattcctctccctaagaccatacctacccatcacctcctcatcacctctgttcccttcacctacatgcccattaaagtctgccccaatcaccaatcattctttcctaggttcatcatctaccacttcatctaattcactccagaatctttccttctcctccatctcacagccaacttgtggagcataggcactgatgacatttatcatcattccttcaacttccatcttcacgttcatcaccctatcagaaactctcttcacctccactacactcttactgtactcttccttcagaatcacccctacaccatttctctttccatccacaccatgatagaacagtttgaacccacctccaatgttcctggccttactgcctttccacttggtctcctgaacacacaacatatctacctttctcctctccatcatatcagctctctctccctttacccgtcatagtaacaacatttaaagtaccaacccgaacctccactctcctacacttctccttttcctgccttctctgtagacgtcttcctcctctccttctcctccttcggctaacagtagcccaatttccaccggtaccctgtcggctaacgatacctgtggcggtcgttgttaacccgggcctcggccgatccggtatgaaattcttatttgtggtctgcatatttgatttggcacatgttttacgctggatgcccttcctaacgcaaccctccacatttacccgggcttgggaccggcactaagagtgcactggcttgtgcctccctaatggctgggttttatatatatatatatatatatatatatacacaaaatgtatatgcatatgtaCAAAATTATCTTGTACCTGACAAATCCAGGAAGGTTTTTTTTGATGATGTTGGAGATCCAGATCTGGTACTGGGATATCAGAGTGTAAACACTGGGTGAGCTGTGCTGTGTACAGCCCTTACCCCAGCTAGTGATACCAGTTTGAATCCAGGCTGCACCCAGCTTGGTCACCATTGGACCTCCAAAATCtgcctttaaaaataaaaaatcaatgttGTAAATATAATGCGAATTTTATTCCAATCTTACTGCGCATTCACACTAGAAAGTTGATATTATAAGGTTACCTGACAGATTTCCGGGTCCCCGTGTAGATACCCGGCACATATCATGTTTGTAGTAATGGGCTCGGGTTTTAGtagaaaatcacaaaaaactgcattaataatggGCGCCATCGTCTCCTGCAGCACACTGGGTGAAGGCactacacacaatcacacaaatatattacaatttattgGTACTATCAtattctcatttctgtgtttaCATGTTTGTGTATGGCCTGATAGAACCCACTTCTGATGATCactttaaatgtatgtatgtacttcAAAATTGGCCCCAAAATGAATTCAGGGATCAGGGATGCAGGTCTGAGAAAATTACTACATTGCAAGACCCCATGCCACAAATGTTTAGGGTCATTTACACCTAAGGTCTATTTACAATAGCCATCTAACCTACCTACATGGATTTGGACTGAGGAAATTTCAGGACCTAGAGAAAACCCGCATGAACACTCAGTGTGAGGCAACAATGCTATGAACTGCAACAATCTGCATTTGAATACACTGAACAACATTATTGTTTAGCTGgagtaaaactttctttcagcttcttctgTTAGgattcgccacagcggaccatctgcatgaatgatttggcacgtttttttatgctggatgcccttcctaacgcaaccttccCAATTTATCCatgcttgggaccggcactaaggcttgtgcaaccctaatggctggggttagCTGGAGTAATGTAAAAATTAGTATTCTGTGGTCCAGCAACCAGTTACTGAACCAAAAAACATCTCCCTATAACTGGCTACTGGACCACAGAAAGAAACTATTTGTAATACTCCAGTTCACAAGCTTTGGGGATTAGAAGGACACAAACCAAAGGACTCAGGAAAAGAACTCTGGGCAGACAGAGAAATGCCTGGAAATTTGGCATGCTTGCAGGAGGGCACCGAGTCTTAGGTCATGTGCTTTACACCTCTCAGTTTTGGGGAGGTGGTGTGCATGTTTTCAGTGTGTCCTCCTCCAGGGGGTTTCCCCATCCCTATTTAAAGATGTGTGTCGTCGGGTGATTTGCATGTCCTTATTTTCTGGATTTGTGATTGTACCCTGTGATGACTTTGCACCCCAAACAGGGTGTCTTTCCCCCCCTAAGTCCCCTGAGATAAGATCTACAATAGGTTCCCTGCCGCCCTGTGTAAGATAGGTGGTATGGAAAGTAGTTGGAAGTTCAGTTTGTTTCGGTCTGAAAGCTGCCTGAGGGTTCAACAGTTCCTTCATCTGTTCCTTCAACACTACTTATGATCATGTGCCTCAGAGTTTTAGTGTAACTTAAAATGTAACACATTGATTATACTTTGTGTGAACGGAgccatttatttgtgtgtgcagtTAACCTGCAGTGTTGACGCTCCCCCAGCCTGTGCTCCAGCTTATGGTGCCATCAGGAAAACTGCTGTTTTGTCCAGCCAGGCACACTGGTCTGATGTAGTCAGAGAAGGTGACGGAAGAGTGCAGCCGCAGAAGTGCGATGTCATTGTTATTGGTTGTGCAGTTGTAGTTTGGGTGAACGATCAGCTCTTTAATGTGTCTGGTAATCTGATTTGGATTGGAACCATTGAAAGTCTGTTTCCCCAAATATACAGTAACTTTAGAATGTCTAGtcctaaaagaaagaaagaaagaaagaaagaaagaaagaaagaaagaaagaaagaaagaaagaaggctgTTTAGTTCATTGGGCGTTTTTCTGTTTACTCTCAGAGTCTCAGTACAGTGTTATGTATAGAACTGTGTGTAATATTTACCTGGAGAAACAGCGGGCTGCGGTCAGAACCCATTCTTTGTTGATGAGGGATCCTCCACAGAAATGGCCACGATGTTTACCAGGCCTCTGTAAACTAACCTGCCATGGCCACGCCCCCTCTGAAGCACTCAGTCCATCCACAGAATGGATGTTAAGTGGTGCACGACCACATACTAAAATGAGAGGAACTCTATTAGATGATCATTTTATCATTTAAGCAGAACagaacaaatataaatgtgactTCAGATGAAATTCAGATGAACCTACCACTGAGTTGGGAAAAGGAACCTGTAGTGCAAAAAGATCATAGAATATGCATTATAAAATGGTATGCTGACTATTTTGTTACTGTTATTGACAATGTGTACATACATTTCActctaaattaaataatatatatttatatatttatacatagtAGTAAGCAGTTGATCAGATATCTagtaaataaaatctatttcttTTTAGCAGGACATACAAGTTTTTACACTTCAGTTTCCTGTAATCTGATCTTCTTtatccaataaaaaaaacacacagcaattAATGTAGAAACATTAAGAGATTTCTTACCTTTTAGCCATAAGACCAGGGCCACAGTCACACACTGAGCTTTAAGCATATTTGCATTCAGCCCTCTGTCTCTTATTGTGATCCAGCGAGTGTTTTTGTTtcctgctgtcacactgttatAACCACCCAGACTTCACACGGTGCAGTTTGTCAGACCTACTACATCACTGGAACGTCCTCCTTTAGTGTGGAAATAACCTTCTGTCACATTTCCAGTTTAAGCACATAGCATGCAATTATCTTCATGACTCGACCTGCATGTGCTTGATGAAACAAAACAAGCAGGAAATATGCTTAATAGCAGagcatttagagaggaataaatgagagGAAACCCCAGACtcaaactcaccacaacacacgtgacctcaattacactattattttttaagtaggTAAAAAGAAGGTCTTGTGCTCATGaaaattgtaatagaaatctcAGGGTTTCTTTCATGTGTCATCTAAGGAGGTTTTTTTTGCCACCAGTTGCCACTGTCTTACTCATAAGGGGGaaacttttatttatgaataataatttaattgctgctttttctctgtaaaactgatttaagataatgtccattgttaaatggAAACCAGAGATTCAGGTCTACTTAGTTAAGTAGATTTATAATATTCCCCACAATAGTAAAGTTCAACACTCTCTCATACTCTCATCAGACCCCCCCAAACCTCTTTACTGATTCTTGACAGTCCAGCAGGGGGCACTGCAATTACCAACTAGGTCACAGCATGAGGTTCATCATAGTACAGTGTAGAAATACCAGATTTTACGTTTGTGGTTTTTGAAACACatgcattttccttttgtttttatgaaacaaattcagcaaaaggcaaaaacacataAGAATGTGACAGCAAATGAGTGGAAAAAAAGTTCTGTGGtgtccaaatgggacatttaTGTCTTTACCAGAAGAGCTTGTGTAAGATggaaaacaggagagaagatttGATCAGACTACTTCTTTGGGTTGTATTTTTAGCAGGGAATGTTCTGGACTGTAAAAGGAATGCTGAACCAACACGGCTGCATTGGAACTGACTTCactgtacaacaagacgatgagccaaAGCGATGAATACGTCCGagttctgtaagcgttattttgAGAGTAAACAGTGGTCTGGTTTTGAatattgcattccacatttagttctaaTTTGCCTTTTATAATTCCATTCACTCTattgaaaagatgttccactagattttggagtgtgcttatgggtatttgtgttcatcagccacaagggtgttatgaaaggcaggtagtgttgtaggtgaggagacctgttGTGCAGTCAGCAATTAcattcatcctgaaggtgttcaatagggttgagatcggagctctatagcaggcccctaaagatcttcctctccaatccatgtaaaccagatcttcaatgagctcactttgtgtacaggggcattgccatgctggaacaggtttgcgtttccaagttcaagcaaatgcaaaattttattatagcgccatctaaagacgtcctgtacaattgagtgcctccagctttgtggtaacagtttggaaaggaACAGATACAGCAgcaaaggtcaggtgacccaatacttttggaaatatagtgtatgtctcaCATGtaacaacaaataataaaaaagagtgGGCCATGAA
It encodes:
- the LOC124386149 gene encoding serine protease 27-like, encoding MLKAQCVTVALVLWLKGSFSQLSVCGRAPLNIHSVDGLSASEGAWPWQVSLQRPGKHRGHFCGGSLINKEWVLTAARCFSRTRHSKVTVYLGKQTFNGSNPNQITRHIKELIVHPNYNCTTNNNDIALLRLHSSVTFSDYIRPVCLAGQNSSFPDGTISWSTGWGSVNTAVPSPSVLQETMAPIINAVFCDFLLKPEPITTNMICAGYLHGDPEICQADFGGPMVTKLGAAWIQTGITSWGKGCTQHSSPSVYTLISQYQIWISNIIKKNLPGFVRY